The Diachasmimorpha longicaudata isolate KC_UGA_2023 chromosome 14, iyDiaLong2, whole genome shotgun sequence genome includes a region encoding these proteins:
- the LOC135169224 gene encoding protein borderless isoform X2 produces the protein MDFRAPIAGKWARGLAVLCACYSALGYGMLLEEEKDAKNFTASIGEYVVFNCHLDFPHEIPIPYILTWNREGRTVFSWYEVPGNEKANSILSIADDYSGRIHLLEDNLSSDYGHGSINLTNIRESDQGWYECKVVFPDRSPSSRNNGTWFHLSIEGVSQPGDDVAGENLLAVPPVNRTAMEGEIVEFECIAKDSSTVVNWLRDGLEIEQIEDLRGRITVNENGTLIISPAAIGDLGEYSCVVTDVLGDQQSASAFLNVQYKAKVIYAPREVFLPYGKSALLDCHFRANPPLTNLRWEKDGFLFDPYNVPGVFYRRNGSLYFSKVDETHSGSYSCTPYNELGTEGPSPSISVIVQRPPVFTVTPQRLYMRKLGESLEIPCDARDGDQSQRPTIVWFKDGSPLPQERAILRGGNLTIERIQEQDRGLYQCAASNEAATIVADAELMVLNVPPRAPYNLNANSSRNSVTLTWVPGYVRPKMEYAVWYRPTDTSEWKTMKIPSKKITEATIPNLSPGREYEFMVLSQDKHGDGMFSKSIRVLTQNTKTGSLDRNSASEFRSTQDEEANVEPPRNVRVQVTGEGYLVTWEPPVDDKDIIKSYTVRWFRDPAETLYGRAETVDTFYLVKTLEEDTSYIFEVSAISRTEDVSTSEQFTLEVPAYRRNRAISMGIVAGIAFLAAALAMIWWARKRFCQPSLNK, from the exons ATGGATTTTCGGGCCCCAATTGCCGGAAAATGGGCCAGAGGACTCGCTGTCCTGTGCGCCTGCTATTCAG CTCTGGGATATGGAATGCTTCTGGAGGAGGAGAAGGACGCCAAGAATTTTACAGCTTCTATTGGAGAATACGTAGTGTTCAACTGCCACCTTGATTTTCCCCATGAGATACCGATACCTTACATTTTAACATGGAACAGGGAA GGAAGAACTGTATTCTCCTGGTACGAAGTACCGGGCAATGAGAAGGCGAATAGTATACTATCCATTGCTGATGACTATTCAGGTAGAATACACTTGCTCGAGGACAATCTATCCAGTGATTATGGACATGGGAGCATTAACCTCACGAATATCAGGGAGAGTGATCAGGGATGGTACGAGTGCAAGGTTGTTTTTCCAGACAGATCCCCCAGTTCAAGGAATAATGGCACCTGGTTTCATCTCAGCATCGAAG GTGTGTCGCAACCGGGCGACGATGTTGCAGGTGAAAATCTTCTCGCTGTACCCCCCGTTAATCGAACAGCAATGGAGGGCGAGATTGTGGAATTTGAGTGTATTGCAAAGGACAGTAGCACTGTCGTTAATTGGCTAAGGGATGGTCTTGAGATCGAGCAGATTGAG gATCTCAGAGGTAGAATAACAGTCAATGAGAATGGCACATTGATAATAAGTCCTGCAGCAATCGGTGACTTGGGAGAATATTCTTGTGTGGTAACTGATGTCCTTGGAGATCAGCAATCAGCCTCAGCCTTCTTGAATGTTCAAT ACAAGGCCAAGGTCATTTATGCCCCACGAGAAGTATTCCTCCCTTATGGTAAATCAGCCCTACTGGACTGTCACTTTCGGGCGAATCCCCCGCTGACAAATTTACGGTGGGAGAAAGACGGATTTCTTTTCGACCCTTACAACGTCCCCGGTGTATTCTATCGGAGAAATGGTTCATTATACTTCAGCAAAGTCGACGAAACCCACTCCGGAAGCTACAGTTGCACACCATATAATGAACTTGGTACCGAGGGCCCCAGTCCTTCAATTTCAGTG ATCGTCCAGAGACCCCCTGTATTCACAGTAACCCCCCAACGTCTCTACATGCGAAAACTCGGCGAAAGCCTGGAAATTCCCTGCGACGCTCGTGACGGTGATCAGTCCCAACGGCCAACAATCGTCTGGTTTAAA GACGGCTCACCTCTCCCGCAGGAACGCGCTATTCTAAGGGGTGGAAATTTGACCATCGAAAGAATTCAGGAGCAGGACAGGGGACTTTATCAGTGTGCAGCGAGTAATGAGGCTGCCACCATCGTCGCTGATGCTGAACTTATGGTGCTCAATGTACCGCCGCGAGCCCCGTACAATCTGAATGCCAACAGTAGTAGAAATTCGGTGACACTAACCTGGGTCCCAGGATACGTAAGGCCCAAGATGGAATACGCCGTTTG GTACAGGCCCACGGATACCTCCGAGTGGAAGACAATGAAGATACCATCGAAGAAGATAACCGAAGCAACAATTCCTAATCTCTCACCAGGACGAGAGTACGAGTTTATGGTTCTGAGTCAGGATAAGCACGGGGATGGAATGTTCAGCAAGAGCATTCGTGTCCTAACACAGAACACTAAAACAG GATCTCTGGATCGCAATTCAGCGTCGGAATTTCGGAGTACACAAG ACGAGGAGGCGAATGTGGAACCCCCACGAAACGTTCGAGTTCAAGTCACTGGCGAGGGATATTTGGTGACGTGGGAGCCACCGGTCGACGACAAGGACATCATCAAGAGTTACACCGTCAGATGGTTTCGGGATCCTGCGGAGACACTTTATGGGAGAGCCGAGACCGTCGACACATTTTACTTAG TTAAAACACTAGAAGAGGACACGAGCTATATATTCGAAGTATCGGCCATTTCCAGGACCGAAGATGTTTCCACTAGTGAACAATTCACCCTGGAAGTGCCGGCATATCGTAGGAACCGAGCAATTTCAATGGGAATTGTCGCAGGAATAGCATTCCTGGCAGCTGCCCTGGCAATGATCTGGTGGGCGCGTAAAAGATTCTGCCAGCCTTCGTTAAATAAATGA
- the LOC135169224 gene encoding protein borderless isoform X3 has product MDFRAPIAGKWARGLAVLCACYSALGYGMLLEEEKDAKNFTASIGEYVVFNCHLDFPHEIPIPYILTWNREGRTVFSWYEVPGNEKANSILSIADDYSGRIHLLEDNLSSDYGHGSINLTNIRESDQGWYECKVVFPDRSPSSRNNGTWFHLSIEGENLLAVPPVNRTAMEGEIVEFECIAKDSSTVVNWLRDGLEIEQIEDLRGRITVNENGTLIISPAAIGDLGEYSCVVTDVLGDQQSASAFLNVQYKAKVIYAPREVFLPYGKSALLDCHFRANPPLTNLRWEKDGFLFDPYNVPGVFYRRNGSLYFSKVDETHSGSYSCTPYNELGTEGPSPSISVIVQRPPVFTVTPQRLYMRKLGESLEIPCDARDGDQSQRPTIVWFKKDGSPLPQERAILRGGNLTIERIQEQDRGLYQCAASNEAATIVADAELMVLNVPPRAPYNLNANSSRNSVTLTWVPGYVRPKMEYAVWYRPTDTSEWKTMKIPSKKITEATIPNLSPGREYEFMVLSQDKHGDGMFSKSIRVLTQNTKTGSLDRNSASEFRSTQDEEANVEPPRNVRVQVTGEGYLVTWEPPVDDKDIIKSYTVRWFRDPAETLYGRAETVDTFYLVKTLEEDTSYIFEVSAISRTEDVSTSEQFTLEVPAYRRNRAISMGIVAGIAFLAAALAMIWWARKRFCQPSLNK; this is encoded by the exons ATGGATTTTCGGGCCCCAATTGCCGGAAAATGGGCCAGAGGACTCGCTGTCCTGTGCGCCTGCTATTCAG CTCTGGGATATGGAATGCTTCTGGAGGAGGAGAAGGACGCCAAGAATTTTACAGCTTCTATTGGAGAATACGTAGTGTTCAACTGCCACCTTGATTTTCCCCATGAGATACCGATACCTTACATTTTAACATGGAACAGGGAA GGAAGAACTGTATTCTCCTGGTACGAAGTACCGGGCAATGAGAAGGCGAATAGTATACTATCCATTGCTGATGACTATTCAGGTAGAATACACTTGCTCGAGGACAATCTATCCAGTGATTATGGACATGGGAGCATTAACCTCACGAATATCAGGGAGAGTGATCAGGGATGGTACGAGTGCAAGGTTGTTTTTCCAGACAGATCCCCCAGTTCAAGGAATAATGGCACCTGGTTTCATCTCAGCATCGAAG GTGAAAATCTTCTCGCTGTACCCCCCGTTAATCGAACAGCAATGGAGGGCGAGATTGTGGAATTTGAGTGTATTGCAAAGGACAGTAGCACTGTCGTTAATTGGCTAAGGGATGGTCTTGAGATCGAGCAGATTGAG gATCTCAGAGGTAGAATAACAGTCAATGAGAATGGCACATTGATAATAAGTCCTGCAGCAATCGGTGACTTGGGAGAATATTCTTGTGTGGTAACTGATGTCCTTGGAGATCAGCAATCAGCCTCAGCCTTCTTGAATGTTCAAT ACAAGGCCAAGGTCATTTATGCCCCACGAGAAGTATTCCTCCCTTATGGTAAATCAGCCCTACTGGACTGTCACTTTCGGGCGAATCCCCCGCTGACAAATTTACGGTGGGAGAAAGACGGATTTCTTTTCGACCCTTACAACGTCCCCGGTGTATTCTATCGGAGAAATGGTTCATTATACTTCAGCAAAGTCGACGAAACCCACTCCGGAAGCTACAGTTGCACACCATATAATGAACTTGGTACCGAGGGCCCCAGTCCTTCAATTTCAGTG ATCGTCCAGAGACCCCCTGTATTCACAGTAACCCCCCAACGTCTCTACATGCGAAAACTCGGCGAAAGCCTGGAAATTCCCTGCGACGCTCGTGACGGTGATCAGTCCCAACGGCCAACAATCGTCTGGTTTAAA AAGGACGGCTCACCTCTCCCGCAGGAACGCGCTATTCTAAGGGGTGGAAATTTGACCATCGAAAGAATTCAGGAGCAGGACAGGGGACTTTATCAGTGTGCAGCGAGTAATGAGGCTGCCACCATCGTCGCTGATGCTGAACTTATGGTGCTCAATGTACCGCCGCGAGCCCCGTACAATCTGAATGCCAACAGTAGTAGAAATTCGGTGACACTAACCTGGGTCCCAGGATACGTAAGGCCCAAGATGGAATACGCCGTTTG GTACAGGCCCACGGATACCTCCGAGTGGAAGACAATGAAGATACCATCGAAGAAGATAACCGAAGCAACAATTCCTAATCTCTCACCAGGACGAGAGTACGAGTTTATGGTTCTGAGTCAGGATAAGCACGGGGATGGAATGTTCAGCAAGAGCATTCGTGTCCTAACACAGAACACTAAAACAG GATCTCTGGATCGCAATTCAGCGTCGGAATTTCGGAGTACACAAG ACGAGGAGGCGAATGTGGAACCCCCACGAAACGTTCGAGTTCAAGTCACTGGCGAGGGATATTTGGTGACGTGGGAGCCACCGGTCGACGACAAGGACATCATCAAGAGTTACACCGTCAGATGGTTTCGGGATCCTGCGGAGACACTTTATGGGAGAGCCGAGACCGTCGACACATTTTACTTAG TTAAAACACTAGAAGAGGACACGAGCTATATATTCGAAGTATCGGCCATTTCCAGGACCGAAGATGTTTCCACTAGTGAACAATTCACCCTGGAAGTGCCGGCATATCGTAGGAACCGAGCAATTTCAATGGGAATTGTCGCAGGAATAGCATTCCTGGCAGCTGCCCTGGCAATGATCTGGTGGGCGCGTAAAAGATTCTGCCAGCCTTCGTTAAATAAATGA
- the LOC135169224 gene encoding protein borderless isoform X1, with translation MDFRAPIAGKWARGLAVLCACYSALGYGMLLEEEKDAKNFTASIGEYVVFNCHLDFPHEIPIPYILTWNREGRTVFSWYEVPGNEKANSILSIADDYSGRIHLLEDNLSSDYGHGSINLTNIRESDQGWYECKVVFPDRSPSSRNNGTWFHLSIEGVSQPGDDVAGENLLAVPPVNRTAMEGEIVEFECIAKDSSTVVNWLRDGLEIEQIEDLRGRITVNENGTLIISPAAIGDLGEYSCVVTDVLGDQQSASAFLNVQYKAKVIYAPREVFLPYGKSALLDCHFRANPPLTNLRWEKDGFLFDPYNVPGVFYRRNGSLYFSKVDETHSGSYSCTPYNELGTEGPSPSISVIVQRPPVFTVTPQRLYMRKLGESLEIPCDARDGDQSQRPTIVWFKKDGSPLPQERAILRGGNLTIERIQEQDRGLYQCAASNEAATIVADAELMVLNVPPRAPYNLNANSSRNSVTLTWVPGYVRPKMEYAVWYRPTDTSEWKTMKIPSKKITEATIPNLSPGREYEFMVLSQDKHGDGMFSKSIRVLTQNTKTGSLDRNSASEFRSTQDEEANVEPPRNVRVQVTGEGYLVTWEPPVDDKDIIKSYTVRWFRDPAETLYGRAETVDTFYLVKTLEEDTSYIFEVSAISRTEDVSTSEQFTLEVPAYRRNRAISMGIVAGIAFLAAALAMIWWARKRFCQPSLNK, from the exons ATGGATTTTCGGGCCCCAATTGCCGGAAAATGGGCCAGAGGACTCGCTGTCCTGTGCGCCTGCTATTCAG CTCTGGGATATGGAATGCTTCTGGAGGAGGAGAAGGACGCCAAGAATTTTACAGCTTCTATTGGAGAATACGTAGTGTTCAACTGCCACCTTGATTTTCCCCATGAGATACCGATACCTTACATTTTAACATGGAACAGGGAA GGAAGAACTGTATTCTCCTGGTACGAAGTACCGGGCAATGAGAAGGCGAATAGTATACTATCCATTGCTGATGACTATTCAGGTAGAATACACTTGCTCGAGGACAATCTATCCAGTGATTATGGACATGGGAGCATTAACCTCACGAATATCAGGGAGAGTGATCAGGGATGGTACGAGTGCAAGGTTGTTTTTCCAGACAGATCCCCCAGTTCAAGGAATAATGGCACCTGGTTTCATCTCAGCATCGAAG GTGTGTCGCAACCGGGCGACGATGTTGCAGGTGAAAATCTTCTCGCTGTACCCCCCGTTAATCGAACAGCAATGGAGGGCGAGATTGTGGAATTTGAGTGTATTGCAAAGGACAGTAGCACTGTCGTTAATTGGCTAAGGGATGGTCTTGAGATCGAGCAGATTGAG gATCTCAGAGGTAGAATAACAGTCAATGAGAATGGCACATTGATAATAAGTCCTGCAGCAATCGGTGACTTGGGAGAATATTCTTGTGTGGTAACTGATGTCCTTGGAGATCAGCAATCAGCCTCAGCCTTCTTGAATGTTCAAT ACAAGGCCAAGGTCATTTATGCCCCACGAGAAGTATTCCTCCCTTATGGTAAATCAGCCCTACTGGACTGTCACTTTCGGGCGAATCCCCCGCTGACAAATTTACGGTGGGAGAAAGACGGATTTCTTTTCGACCCTTACAACGTCCCCGGTGTATTCTATCGGAGAAATGGTTCATTATACTTCAGCAAAGTCGACGAAACCCACTCCGGAAGCTACAGTTGCACACCATATAATGAACTTGGTACCGAGGGCCCCAGTCCTTCAATTTCAGTG ATCGTCCAGAGACCCCCTGTATTCACAGTAACCCCCCAACGTCTCTACATGCGAAAACTCGGCGAAAGCCTGGAAATTCCCTGCGACGCTCGTGACGGTGATCAGTCCCAACGGCCAACAATCGTCTGGTTTAAA AAGGACGGCTCACCTCTCCCGCAGGAACGCGCTATTCTAAGGGGTGGAAATTTGACCATCGAAAGAATTCAGGAGCAGGACAGGGGACTTTATCAGTGTGCAGCGAGTAATGAGGCTGCCACCATCGTCGCTGATGCTGAACTTATGGTGCTCAATGTACCGCCGCGAGCCCCGTACAATCTGAATGCCAACAGTAGTAGAAATTCGGTGACACTAACCTGGGTCCCAGGATACGTAAGGCCCAAGATGGAATACGCCGTTTG GTACAGGCCCACGGATACCTCCGAGTGGAAGACAATGAAGATACCATCGAAGAAGATAACCGAAGCAACAATTCCTAATCTCTCACCAGGACGAGAGTACGAGTTTATGGTTCTGAGTCAGGATAAGCACGGGGATGGAATGTTCAGCAAGAGCATTCGTGTCCTAACACAGAACACTAAAACAG GATCTCTGGATCGCAATTCAGCGTCGGAATTTCGGAGTACACAAG ACGAGGAGGCGAATGTGGAACCCCCACGAAACGTTCGAGTTCAAGTCACTGGCGAGGGATATTTGGTGACGTGGGAGCCACCGGTCGACGACAAGGACATCATCAAGAGTTACACCGTCAGATGGTTTCGGGATCCTGCGGAGACACTTTATGGGAGAGCCGAGACCGTCGACACATTTTACTTAG TTAAAACACTAGAAGAGGACACGAGCTATATATTCGAAGTATCGGCCATTTCCAGGACCGAAGATGTTTCCACTAGTGAACAATTCACCCTGGAAGTGCCGGCATATCGTAGGAACCGAGCAATTTCAATGGGAATTGTCGCAGGAATAGCATTCCTGGCAGCTGCCCTGGCAATGATCTGGTGGGCGCGTAAAAGATTCTGCCAGCCTTCGTTAAATAAATGA